In Hemiscyllium ocellatum isolate sHemOce1 chromosome 33, sHemOce1.pat.X.cur, whole genome shotgun sequence, the following are encoded in one genomic region:
- the LOC132831515 gene encoding ATP-sensitive inward rectifier potassium channel 12-like: protein MGSVRANQYNMVSSDKDGDKLSISSAANEQDNGKIQTHRKCRNRFVKKNGQCNIYFSNMSGKSERYMADIFTTCVDTRWRYMLMIFSTAFLISWLAFGFAFWFIAMMHGDLDKSKHEENFRPCIMQVNGFVAAFLFSIETQTTIGYGFRCVTEECPAAVFMVVFQSIIGCIIDSFMIGTIMAKMARPKKRAQTLLFSHNAVISIRDGKLCLMWRVGNLRKSHIVEAHVRAQLIKPHVTTEGEYLPLEQKDLNVGYDVGFDRIFLVSPIIIVHEIDEESPLYGISKQDLETEDFEIVVILEGMVEATAMTTQARSSYLANEILWSHRFEPVLFEEKNHYKVDYSRFHKTYEVPTTPRCSAKDLVNNSFSMVPGNNSFCYENELALLSREEEDEEQANRILDVDNQFEFDRLQSTIPLDSLAYQRESEI, encoded by the coding sequence ATGGGTTCAGTACGGGCCAACCAGTACAACATGGTGTCATCCGACAAAGATGGCGACAAACTCAGCATCTCATCAGCTGCCAACGAGCAGGATAATGGCAAGATCCAAACGCATCGTAAATGCCGCAACCGTTTTGTAAAGAAGAATGGTCAGTGTAACATCTACTTCAGCAACATGAGTGGCAAGTCAGAGAGGTACATGGCTGATATCTTTACAACCTGTGTGGACACTCGGTGGAGGTACATGCTCATGATCTTCTCcactgccttcctgatttcctggtTGGCCTTTGGTTTTGCATTCTGGTTCATTGCCATGATGCACGGAGACCTAGACAAGTCAAAGCATGAGGAAAACTTCAGACCATGCATCATGCAAGTTAATGGCTTTGTAGCAGCCTTTCTGTTTTCCATTGAGACACAGACTACCATTGGCTATGGCTTCCGTTGTGTCACTGAAGAATGCCCAGCTGCTGTTTTCATGGTTGTATTCCAATCCATCATTGGCTGCATTATTGACTCTTTTATGATTGGCACCATCATGGCAAAGATGGCACGGCCAAAGAAAAGGGCCCAAACTCTACTGTTCAGCCATAATGCTGTAATATCGATAAGAGATGGCAAATTATGTCTGATGTGGCGAGTGGGTAATCTCCGAAAAAGTCATATTGTGGAAGCTCATGTCAGGGCCCAGCTGATTAAACCTCATGTCACTACAGAAGGGGAGTATCTCCCTCTCGAACAAAAAGATCTTAACGTTGGTTATGATGTTGGATTTGATCGCATCTTTCTTGTGTCCCCGATAATTATAGTCCATGAAATTGATGAGGAGAGCCCTCTTTATGGGATTAGTAAGCAAGATTTGGAGACTGAAGATTTTGAAATTGTTGTCATCTTGGAGGGGATGGTGGAAGCCACAGCGATGACAACACAAGCACGAAGTTCTTACTTGGCTAATGAGATCCTTTGGAGCCATCGATTTGAGCCTGTGCTCTTTGAGGAAAAGAACCACTACAAAGTGGATTACTCACGGTTCCATAAGACTTACGAAGTGCCCACAACCCCTAGGTGCAGTGCCAAAGATCTGGTGAACAATTCCTTTTCGATGGTGCCAGGCAACAATTCCTTTTGTTATGAGAATGAGCTAGCACTGCTGAGTCGGGAAGAGGAGGATGAGGAACAGGCAAACCGCATCCTGGATGTGGACAACCAGTTCGAATTTGACCGGCTACAATCTACCATCCCATTGGACAGTCTCGCTTACCAAAGAGAGTCGGAAATTTAA